Below is a window of Poecile atricapillus isolate bPoeAtr1 chromosome 2, bPoeAtr1.hap1, whole genome shotgun sequence DNA.
tgttctgggggaaggaggtcatgatgggtcctggcagggtgaCCAGCACAGGGGCAGGGTCGATGATGACACGGGAATCCTGGCattgcagggcacagggctcgTTGCAGCTGTTAGCCAGCGGGGTGGGTCCACAGGGACGGCAGATGTTGTTGCAGGCCATGGTTGTGGTGTGGAGGGTCCTGGAAGAGAGAGGGGATTAGGCAGAGCACGGGTGTTGGGGCTTGAGGGGTGAGGGAGTGTAGAGGCTgttgtggggctgtggggaggtgTGAGGGCTGCGGACACTGGGGGCCAAGCATACAGGAATAGAGGGGCCAAAGGGGCAGGAGCAGTAGGCTCAGGGGTTTGAGGCTCACCTGGTTGTCAGCACTGGAGGAGAAGGTGTGAGGAGAAGTGTGTGAGGGAGAGAG
It encodes the following:
- the LOC131575148 gene encoding feather beta keratin-like, with product MACNNICRPCGPTPLANSCNEPCALQCQDSRVIIDPAPVLVTLPGPIMTSFPQNTVVGSTSSAAVGSELNAQGQPISGGFGFGLGYGLGGLGCYGRRGGYIC